Proteins encoded by one window of Dyella humicola:
- a CDS encoding phage tail sheath family protein, translating to MAVQVAYPGVYVQEVPSGVRTIVGVSTSIACFVGRTKSGPLSTPTRIQSLTDFIRTFGDDAGVGDMSRYVRLFFLNGGTVCYVTRISSGAAASSVTLLNEAGKPALILTALSAGTLGDTIRAAVDYNTPTPESTFNLTLFQSTLDSRGQPVQTNREVWNNLSMDPNSSSYAPTVLTQKSVLVNATDPKVAALVNGSSLSTAPIEYDPAAANAIDYRTKIAAALKVGNSIQICVDGSPPALVTFGDFSSTAQFPGTAVGALRSQFNAAIVTLINNALGGPTVQPNVLQPGPDATPSASEVLFIESTKTGDVLIQSASVNDAAAALGLGASNGGVEISAYSARRPAPTGVVYKAYDQATLGSASAFLNLPQTGATAVNSVTLDAFDGSGNLVSQAVPLALADSPAANNNWQGSLLTTKLARWADAVNAYQAANPSTFRWTAQVWGMRIAFLPTAGDDNAIPPFATGATDVTKTPTAITNVRYYRLGLSGGGTFQNAGVAGVDGNPPAATDYDTAYGVIDHAVDLFNLMILPPTGGTAVEALYANASVFCQQRRAFLLMDPPSAWTSPQAATSNVGMFRIGLVKDYSAVYFPHLTINEGGLNVTVGAAGAVAGIYARTDANRGVWKAPAGTEADFRGVTGVDLNLTDGDSGQLNPLAINGIRAMPEGVLSWGARTNDGADMFASEYKYVPVRRFALYIEESLYRGLKWVVFEPNDDKLWASIRLNVGTFMNGLFRQGAFFGTTPQDAYFVKCDAETTPPSDQDLGIVNIWVGFAPLKPAEFVVLYIQQIAGLPTA from the coding sequence ATGGCCGTTCAAGTTGCGTATCCAGGGGTCTACGTTCAAGAAGTTCCCAGCGGTGTCAGAACAATCGTCGGCGTCAGCACCTCGATCGCCTGCTTCGTTGGTCGCACCAAATCGGGACCACTATCGACGCCGACTCGCATTCAGAGCCTGACCGATTTCATCCGAACCTTCGGCGACGATGCCGGCGTCGGTGACATGTCCCGTTACGTCCGGCTCTTTTTCCTCAATGGCGGCACCGTCTGCTACGTCACTCGCATCTCCAGCGGGGCGGCAGCCTCATCGGTCACTCTGCTAAACGAAGCGGGCAAGCCGGCCCTGATACTGACCGCGCTTAGTGCAGGCACGCTCGGTGACACGATTCGCGCAGCCGTCGACTACAACACGCCGACGCCTGAGAGCACGTTCAACCTCACCTTGTTCCAGAGTACGCTCGACAGCCGCGGTCAACCTGTCCAGACCAACCGCGAGGTCTGGAACAACCTCTCGATGGACCCGAATTCGTCGTCATACGCCCCCACAGTTCTGACGCAGAAATCAGTACTGGTGAACGCGACCGATCCGAAAGTGGCGGCGCTGGTCAACGGTTCCTCACTTTCGACAGCACCGATCGAGTACGATCCTGCTGCAGCAAATGCGATCGATTACCGAACGAAGATTGCCGCAGCCCTGAAGGTGGGGAATTCGATCCAGATCTGCGTCGACGGCAGCCCTCCTGCACTCGTCACCTTTGGCGACTTCAGCAGCACTGCGCAATTTCCCGGAACAGCCGTCGGCGCACTGCGCAGTCAGTTCAATGCGGCAATTGTGACTCTCATCAACAATGCCTTGGGTGGTCCAACGGTTCAGCCAAACGTGCTCCAGCCGGGGCCGGACGCCACGCCGTCGGCCTCGGAAGTGCTTTTCATCGAAAGCACCAAGACAGGCGACGTACTGATTCAGTCGGCATCAGTCAACGATGCGGCTGCGGCGCTGGGTCTTGGCGCGAGCAACGGAGGCGTGGAGATTTCGGCGTACTCCGCGCGGCGCCCCGCGCCAACGGGCGTCGTTTACAAAGCCTATGACCAGGCGACGTTAGGAAGCGCTAGTGCGTTTCTCAACCTGCCGCAGACCGGCGCCACGGCGGTCAATTCTGTCACGTTGGACGCGTTCGATGGTTCGGGAAATCTTGTGTCGCAGGCTGTGCCATTGGCCCTCGCTGACTCGCCGGCGGCGAACAACAATTGGCAGGGCTCCCTCCTTACCACCAAACTGGCGCGCTGGGCGGATGCTGTTAACGCCTATCAGGCAGCCAATCCATCAACCTTCCGTTGGACTGCGCAGGTGTGGGGCATGCGCATTGCATTTCTGCCTACGGCCGGCGACGACAATGCCATCCCGCCCTTTGCCACAGGGGCCACAGATGTCACCAAGACTCCAACGGCGATCACAAATGTCCGCTACTACAGACTTGGCCTCTCCGGCGGCGGAACTTTTCAGAACGCCGGTGTCGCCGGCGTCGACGGCAATCCACCCGCCGCAACCGACTACGACACAGCCTATGGCGTCATCGACCATGCTGTCGATCTGTTCAACCTGATGATTCTACCGCCTACGGGTGGGACTGCGGTGGAAGCGCTCTACGCCAACGCCAGCGTCTTCTGTCAGCAGCGGCGCGCCTTCTTACTCATGGATCCGCCGAGCGCATGGACATCGCCGCAAGCCGCGACAAGCAATGTCGGGATGTTCCGTATCGGCCTGGTCAAGGACTACAGCGCGGTCTACTTTCCGCACCTCACCATCAACGAGGGTGGGCTCAACGTCACCGTAGGTGCGGCGGGTGCCGTTGCCGGCATTTATGCCCGCACCGACGCCAATCGGGGCGTATGGAAGGCGCCGGCCGGTACCGAGGCGGACTTCCGGGGTGTTACAGGTGTCGATCTTAATCTCACCGATGGCGATAGTGGACAACTCAATCCGCTGGCCATCAACGGGATTCGCGCCATGCCAGAGGGCGTGTTGAGCTGGGGTGCACGCACTAACGACGGCGCCGACATGTTCGCAAGCGAGTACAAATACGTGCCAGTCCGCCGTTTCGCCCTCTACATCGAAGAGAGTCTTTACCGGGGCCTTAAGTGGGTCGTATTTGAGCCAAATGACGACAAATTGTGGGCGTCCATACGCCTGAACGTAGGGACATTCATGAATGGACTGTTCCGTCAGGGCGCTTTCTTTGGCACCACCCCGCAGGATGCCTACTTCGTCAAGTGTGACGCCGAGACGACACCGCCGAGCGACCAGGATCTCGGCATCGTGAATATCTGGGTAGGCTTTGCACCCTTGAAGCCTGCAGAATTTGTCGTGCTTTACATCCAGCAAATTGCCGGACTGCCCACAGCCTGA
- a CDS encoding AfsR/SARP family transcriptional regulator, with the protein MLAYLAVHGCPVARGRASAALWPDLPDDSGRANLRRTLWQLPRGWVLAIGDQLQLDAETDYSHAYHVAAKALQGQALTYDEISLLSNDVLPGWYEEWALQAGEGFHQLRLQALEAACRNMTALGQHGLATQAGSAAVAAEPLRESAAEALIEAHLAQRNRYEAVQCFRLLAQRLHSELGVLPDPALSLRFSAIGLPTGTTP; encoded by the coding sequence ATGCTTGCCTATCTTGCTGTCCACGGCTGTCCTGTCGCGCGTGGTCGCGCTTCGGCGGCGCTCTGGCCTGATCTTCCCGACGACTCAGGGCGGGCCAATTTGCGGCGCACGCTTTGGCAGTTGCCGCGTGGCTGGGTGCTGGCAATCGGTGACCAGTTGCAGTTGGACGCAGAGACCGATTACTCCCATGCGTACCATGTCGCTGCCAAAGCGCTTCAAGGTCAAGCCTTGACCTATGATGAAATTAGCCTGCTGTCGAACGATGTGCTTCCGGGCTGGTACGAAGAGTGGGCGCTTCAGGCTGGCGAGGGATTTCACCAGCTTCGCCTGCAAGCACTGGAAGCCGCGTGCCGAAACATGACAGCACTGGGTCAGCACGGCCTTGCGACCCAGGCAGGCTCTGCCGCCGTCGCGGCGGAACCGCTGAGGGAGTCGGCCGCCGAAGCGCTCATCGAAGCGCATCTTGCGCAGCGGAATCGCTATGAGGCCGTACAGTGCTTCCGCTTACTTGCACAACGGCTGCACAGCGAACTGGGCGTCCTGCCCGATCCCGCCTTGTCCCTCCGCTTCTCAGCCATTGGGCTGCCCACGGGTACCACGCCCTGA
- a CDS encoding phage tail protein: MAQFQVNSYRFDPYKNFKFRVKWDGKYVAGISKVSMLKRTTEVAKHREANGLSTPFHMPTTTSFEAITLERGVTHDPEFENWANLIYAPGAAGSISLKNFRKDIIIELLNENGVVAKAYNVYRCWVSEYHALPDLDANANAVAIEMLKLENEGWDRDLAVVEPTQT, from the coding sequence ATGGCACAATTTCAGGTCAATTCCTATCGCTTTGATCCTTACAAGAACTTCAAATTTCGCGTGAAATGGGACGGCAAGTACGTAGCCGGCATCAGTAAGGTCAGTATGCTGAAGCGCACGACCGAAGTCGCCAAACACCGGGAGGCGAACGGCCTTAGTACGCCGTTCCATATGCCGACGACGACGTCGTTCGAGGCTATCACGCTCGAACGTGGCGTTACCCACGATCCCGAATTCGAAAACTGGGCCAACTTGATCTACGCACCAGGCGCAGCGGGATCGATCTCCCTCAAGAATTTCCGCAAAGACATCATCATTGAACTTCTCAACGAGAACGGCGTTGTCGCCAAGGCCTACAACGTTTATCGCTGCTGGGTCTCCGAGTACCACGCGCTGCCAGATCTTGACGCAAACGCAAACGCGGTTGCAATTGAAATGCTCAAGCTGGAGAACGAGGGCTGGGATCGCGACCTGGCTGTGGTCGAGCCTACTCAGACCTGA